A window of SAR116 cluster alpha proteobacterium HIMB100 genomic DNA:
TATCTGAATCAGCGACCCTACATGAAGGCTGTCGGCGGTACAGTCAAATCCGATATACGCTGAAATAGGCTGTTGACTGGCCAGATTGTCCAATCCATCCAGATTGGTTGCCTGATGCATAAAGCCGCGACTGATCAGCTCGGTCAAAAAAGCAGATTTTGTAGTCATAATGTTATCTGTCATTCACTCATCACTTAAGGCGGAATTTGGCATCTTCCGGCCATCATCCGTTCTATCCAAATAAGCCGAGATACAGCTCATAGCCTCATCGAGGTGTGTACTGAAAAAATGATTTGCCCCGTCGATCGTATCAATATCGATTGTTACGCCTTTTTGTTTTGAGATTTTCTCGACTAAGGCCTCTACCCGCGTGGCTGGAACCAGCTCATTGGCGCCGCCTTGGATGATCAGGCCGCTGGCCGGACATGGCGCCAGGAAGGTGAAATCATGTGTAGAGGCTGGTGGGGATAAGGAAATAAACCCGGTGATTTCAGGCCGCCTCATCATCAGTTGCATCGCAATCCATGAGCCGAATGAAAATCCTGAAATCCAGCATATATTTGATGACGGAAATTGGGCCTGCAGCCAATCAATGGCTGTTGCGGCGTCTGATAATTCGCCTTCACCCTGCTCATAGCTGCCTTGTGAACGACCGACACCTCTGAAATTGAAACGCATAACCGCAAAACCACGCGCTTGAAACAGCTTGTAGGTTGCGAAGGTCACGCGGTTGTTCATGGTGCCGTTTTTGTCAGGCTCTGGATGTAAGACAAGGGCTGTGGGCGAATCTGGTGTGGCGCCAGGCATGTAGCGGCATTCCAGCCGGCCAGCCGGACCATTAATGATGACTTCAGGCATTCAGCTTTGGCTCCCTTGCGATTTAAGCATTAAGGCTTATATCGTAATCAGGCGGCTATTCCAAGTCTGTTCT
This region includes:
- a CDS encoding putative hydrolase of the alpha/beta superfamily (PFAM: X-Pro dipeptidyl-peptidase (S15 family)) — protein: MPEVIINGPAGRLECRYMPGATPDSPTALVLHPEPDKNGTMNNRVTFATYKLFQARGFAVMRFNFRGVGRSQGSYEQGEGELSDAATAIDWLQAQFPSSNICWISGFSFGSWIAMQLMMRRPEITGFISLSPPASTHDFTFLAPCPASGLIIQGGANELVPATRVEALVEKISKQKGVTIDIDTIDGANHFFSTHLDEAMSCISAYLDRTDDGRKMPNSALSDE